Proteins co-encoded in one Syngnathoides biaculeatus isolate LvHL_M chromosome 22, ASM1980259v1, whole genome shotgun sequence genomic window:
- the LOC133495834 gene encoding neurogenic differentiation factor 2-like gives MLSRLFSEVLPDVQRLAADWADDPDGELQAKMKAERGGHLGGEDELEEARGGDGSSRAESEMADDDEEEEEEDDYDEDDGAAGGGDEERTGDKSSKKRGPKKRKTSAARVERSKVRRVKANARERTRMHDLNSALDNLRKVVPCYSKTQKLSKIETLRLAKNYILALGEILRHGKRPDLVSYVQMLCKGLSQPTTNLVAGCLQLNTRNFLGDPDAARFHVPGSPFPLHPYSASSAPYRCRLASPDYRAPGGAGPLNPRGHSYGSCFEPAYPPGAASPDYRQSPDYESQRSPRGCSAAGSGAGGSGKQLELDADRNYHYSSMHYSRAGRAVTFGPAGARGGGGGAHSENIPPFHEGAVGHYEDISAFFHN, from the coding sequence ATGTTGAGCCGTCTCTTCAGTGAGGTTCTGCCGGACGTCCAGAGGCTCGCGGCGGACTGGGCCGACGACCCGGACGGCGAGCTGCAGGCCAAGATGAAGGCCGAACGCGGAGGGCACCTCGGCGGCGAGGACGAGCTGGAGGAGGCGCGCGGAGGAGACGGCAGCAGCCGGGCCGAGTCCGAAATGGcagacgacgacgaggaggaggaagaggaggacgactACGACGAGGATGATGGTGCTGCGGGGGGCGGGGACGAGGAGCGGACCGGGGACAAGTCCTCCAAAAAGCGAGGACCCAAGAAGCGCAAGACGAGCGCGGCCCGCGTGGAGCGCTCCAAAGTGCGCCGCGTGAAGGCCAACGCCCGGGAGCGGACGCGCATGCACGACCTGAACTCTGCGCTGGACAACCTGCGCAAGGTGGTCCCCTGCTACTCCAAGACCCAGAAGCTGTCCAAGATCGAGACGCTGCGCCTGGCCAAGAACTACATCCTGGCGCTGGGCGAGATCCTGCGCCACGGCAAGCGGCCGGACCTGGTCAGCTACGTGCAGATGCTGTGCAAGGGCCTCTCGCAGCCCACCACCAACCTGGTGGCCGGCTGCCTGCAGCTCAACACCCGCAACTTCCTCGGCGACCCGGACGCGGCGCGCTTCCACGTGCCGGGCTCGCCCTTCCCCCTGCACCCGTACTCCGCGTCGTCGGCGCCGTACCGCTGCCGCCTCGCCAGCCCCGACTACCGGGCCCCCGGGGGCGCAGGGCCCCTGAACCCGCGCGGCCACTCGTACGGCTCCTGCTTCGAGCCCGCGTACCCTCCGGGGGCCGCGTCCCCGGACTACCGCCAGAGTCCGGACTACGAGAGCCAGCGCAGCCCGCGGGGATGCTCGGCCGCGGGCTCGGGTGCAGGCGGGTCCGGCAAGCAGCTGGAGCTCGACGCCGATCGGAACTATCACTACTCGTCTATGCATTACTCCAGAGCCGGGCGCGCTGTGACGTTCGGCCCCGCGGGGGCgcgcggcgggggcgggggcgcgcACTCCGAGAACATCCCCCCCTTCCACGAGGGCGCGGTGGGCCACTATGAGGACATCAGCGCCTTTTTCCACAACTGA